The following is a genomic window from Patagioenas fasciata isolate bPatFas1 chromosome 1, bPatFas1.hap1, whole genome shotgun sequence.
ATGACCTTATTACGTGACAGGGATGGCTATCTGACTGCATCAAATAGTTCAAAAACATCAGCCCTACCCCTCGACAAGTGATCCCCTTCCTTTGAAGGTTTAAGGTACAATGTCAGGAAAGAACATTAATGAGATGATAACAACAGAAAGCTGTCCAGATTTGCAGAGCTACCAAACTGGCCATCCTCTGAAATAAACCCATGGGACAGGAGCCTTAGTGCTCCTTTCTGGTTAGAAAATTCCATTGTGACAGAGAGGAGACTTTAGTATGTCTGCTCCTAGTGTCCCCATCTCTTGCAAActgtggaaacaaacaaacaaacaaaaaacacaaaaaacctaaACCCTGGGGACTGGAGCACACAATTGAAAGTGGCAGGTATGGCAACCAAATAAGTATCTATTGGTGGAGCCACAATAACTGTGTTCACACTTGTCCTCTCTACTTGTATGGTAAAACCCTTTAAATGAATCTCATTCTGCTGGAATGTAAtctagtttgttttctttcacaacACAAAGCAGTGTCTTAGGAAGCAATAGGTGGGGTTTAAACTGTTTCAAGCAGAGGACGGCATTAATTCTTCTCTTTCATGGCTGAGTCCCTGGCAGCTAGCAATTATAAAGCAATTTGCATTTCTAGTCTGGATTCGCTTTGTACAAATTTAGTGAGCTGAACAGGCAGGCAGCACTAGGATGGGTGTAAAGGAGACAGGCAGTGTAGGTCTGGGCAGAGTGGGGCAGGGTCTGGTTACACCCCTGTGGAATCACAGGAAGTGCAAAAGACCATTACAGATTTTGGCTCGCCAATTCTAAAAATGTGTAAATGAAGGCTATAAGCAATttaaactgagaagaaaagagCTGCCCACACAACATTTCTGATCAGCTGGTTTTAAGATTTCCCTGCTCAGCATGCTTGACTGCTGGGAATCCAAGTGCTGAAGTCTTCAGTTTCGCCAAGAATTTCCCAGCGCTTACCTCAGCTCTGTGAATTGTTTTCCCAAAAGTCAGGTACCAGAACTAAAGCACAGCAATGCTCATCATCATCACACTTACTACATTCACTGGATCAGCTGAGCTTCAGCCCCCTGTACACTCTAGTTTAACAGTTTAGGGTGCTAAGCCCAGGATGGACTTCAAGAAGTGCTAATACCAAGCAATGCAAACACTGATGACTGCAATTTGCCACTGCAGATTTTGACTCTGATCTTATAGTGAGGTCTATGGAGAGCTGCACAGAGCTCCtctgacttcagtaaggcttaACACAGACACATCTCATTCAGAGTTCACGCTAAGCTTCACCCCTACAAAACAAAAGCACACCTACTAAACTTTCAAAACCCAGCATTCGGATTTCcttaagaacaacaacaaaaaaaaaaccaaccagcaaAACCAAACTGGCCTGCAAGCAGTGAAGTTAATGAAAACTAGCTTTCATAACACGCTCTTCCAGTGCAGTAAGTTAAATCCTACTCCAcgccctctgccaggctggagACAGAGCTTGCTGTCACCAGTCGGGCTCTTGGGCAAACAGCAATGCCACCCGACTGCTGCCAAACAGGACTAAGGAGGTTCAACCTCCATTCCCTTTCCAAGTGCACTCAAGTGGTGTGGTGGGTTTCCCCTGGCTGGATgacaggtgcccaccaaagccaaACTATCACTccactcctcagctggacaggagagagaaaaatacGACAAAAGGCTCGTTGGTCAAGATAAGGGCATGGAGAGGTCACTCACcagttactgtcacaggcaaaacagactcaacttggggaaatcaATTTAGTTTACTACCGATCAAATcggagtaggataatgagaaatagaactaaatcttaaaacaccttcccttcACACCTCCCTTCTTCCCAAGCTCAACCTTCCTCCTGATtttctccacctcctccccatcagcagcacaggaggacGAGGAACAGGGGTTGTgttcagttcatcacacattgtctccgTCACTGCGTTCTCCTCAGggaaggactcctcacactcttcccctgctccagtgtggggtccctcccacagaaCACaatcctccatgaacttctccaaggtgagtccttcccacaggctgtagTTCTTCACTAACTGCTTCAGCGTAggtcccccacagggtcacaagtgctgccagcaaacctgctccagcctggtctCCTCtgtccatggggccacaggtcctgccaggagcctgctccagtgcaggctcCTCATGGAGTCACAAcctccttcaggcatccacctGCTATGGTGTGGggttctccacaggctgcaggtggatctctgctccatcatggacctccatgggctgcagggggacaggtgGCCCCACCATAGTCTGCACCATGGGCTGTAGggaaatctctgctctggtgcctggagcatctcctgcctctccttcttcactgaccttgctgcatgcagagttgtttctctcacatattctcactcctctcctaCAACTGCTGTTCTTcagcagttgttttttttttccctcttaacgATGacatcccagaggtgctaccatcgTCGCCgatgggcttggccttggccagcagtgggtacaacttggagctggctggctttGGCTCGATGGGACTTGGgggaagcttctggcatcttctcacagaagccacctctgTAGCCCCCCCGATACCAAAACCTTCCCAAGCAAATCAAATACTTCCTGTTCTCCTCTAGAAAGCTGCTGTTTTCATGAACAAGTATGTCAAATGCCTACAATTTTGCAGTCAGTAAAAATACAACAATATTACTGCTGGGATAAAAGGGAAATTAACACTGTGATCACCTGAAAATGCTCAGGATAGGGTAAGAAAAGTCAGTTACCTTTCACTCCTCTTAGTTGcatccttgtcctggttttgttaaaaacaagtttcttttttagtgaatttgcctgtcagctaaagccttcatgttagctgcattttcctggagaacccaacacattttttgcttaaacctagcaatggaatgcaaacttattgataagcacggatggacatctcgcgagaggggcaacgagaaaactgatgaccgagagactgaccaacggtgtataacattccattcacgtgaatacttcatataaaagtgggagatcacgaggatctcgtcccttttttgccctttttcccttttttcctcatggctgacattaggagaggacctttgctggtcgtccctgtgaactgaggcctagtgagagactgaattcagctccggttggctacagagtctaatccaggactttgggtgctggctctgcagttgctgagactttcaagattggttttgtatattttgtattattttctctattcttattagtagcattagtaaaacatctttaacttttccaactctcttctctctgtccttctttccctcccgatcgcctgtcctgagtgggaaggggggagagggaggggcaaaaaggggaagtgggggggagaggaggttaacaatacatctgccagggtttgattgtcaccccgcaatcttaaccctcgacaatcctGAATTTGTTAACAACTTTATGGACAGTTCTAATAAGACAATTATTTAGCAAGAAATATTAAAGAATAAACATCATCTCAATCCTTAACACTGGCTACACTTCCTAAAATACCATAACTAGGCATGGTTAGGAGGAATTCGTGTGATGGCAGAACTACATTGACGGTCTTAATGCAAAAACATGACAGTAAGGAAGGCCAGGAAATCACTGTTGTTCTACTGACATGCACTTAAAAGAGCTCTTGACCATGGAAAATAAATATACACTAGAACAGTTTGTAGAGTAGACAGGCTCTATTTCACACATTCACCTGTGCTTTGGTGTCAGGAGACCATCAACAGCTGTCAGAGGGCAGGGGCTATGGATTTCCCCATTTTTATATTGCTCCAGTTTACATATTGCCACTGATACTACCAAAGAATTAGCAAATCCTGGGTTTGGAATGAAAATAGATAGTAGAGGCCCTGTTCCTGTTTCACACACGTACCCTAATATGTGGCCAGAGGCAACAATAGCTAGCAAAAATACTTCTAAAACAGTATATTGGTTTCTGCATAAGATAAAAATTCAATATTGACTGAGAAACTCCAACCTATCATAAGACATTGTGGCTAGCTGCAAGCTGCTGAAGTTTGAAATTAGATAGTTTAATAGAAGACATAAAAAGACTTGAGGAATGAGCAATAAAACTGAAGTCTCTAAATCCTAGGAAGCTGTCAAAAACCCAGCTGTACAGCACAGAGGGACTAGATGACTCGTGAGTCTCCTGTGAGAAGCTGCCAAGGCAGTCATGCTGGGAAAGCATGCTGTGGGCTGAGATATTTGCCTGgcaagccttgcccagttcaatttttTGTGGCAGGAAGTTTCTCTTCCTCTGAAATTTACTTCTGTTTTTCCCCCCTACTCTTTGGTAGAACACAGCAAAAGTATAAGCATAACAAAAAGACCAGTAGCACCTAAACAGCCCTGTGTTCTCCACCTAACTATAAATAACTCCACATAACTGATGATACTGTATTTGTTTTTAGGGCTGAGCCTCCAGCACTTATTAGTTGAATTTTCAACATTGCTGTTCTCCACAGATGAGTCAAAATCAACCAAGTGTGAAGGCTAGAAAAACAGTGCAATGGTAAGGTGTTCAGCCTCACAAGTGAAGTGGCTGAGATCCTTCGGAGCAGTCATTCACTCTCAGTATCCAGCATCTCCTTCAGTTGACAGTCTCGCCTTTTCTGTTCCATCCTCCATGCTATATATACTGTCCCTCTATATTTCAGTTTTATACCTATTTCTTTGGTCCCTGTACACAACATCCCACTCTCGCTATTCAGCGAAAAAACGCTTTGCTGTTCACCTAACTCAGCACTCTACGAGACTCAACACCTGGTGTAAAACTTCCCAGTGGGAGCATTCCTGTTACCTCTTTCTGACCTGTTGCCTTCTCATTCtaatcatcatcctcatcatgaACCAGCAGTCGACAGCTTCTTTTTGAGAAGTACTGAACATAAGGAAATTGTTCCAGCCTTGGGATGAGTAAGAAGGGAGGCCCACATCTCCCTTCAACACAGATCACTTACATCTATTTTGTACCACTGCACATCATCTTCCTGTTCTGAAGCACAATGTATCTTACACCCTTTTAGACATGTTAATCTTTTACTGTTCTTAACGGGAGGTGAAACCCTCAGTCCTCAGAGATAGCTCTTCGTTTTCCATCTAGATTATAATCAGTTCAGATCCACGATCCTCTGTCAATACTGTTCATTACCTTAAATGCCCACTCACTTGACTCGACCCTGGCTTATTGGTTAGTCATAACCCTCCTCCACATTTGTGGTTAATCAGACAAATATTCCTAGTGTACTCTTGTAGATAAGCCTTGGTTTTTTCAAGTAATCCTCCTGGGTATATTTCTGTACAAGTTCCTCTTTCCCGGACATGTTTTATCAGGACTGGACACAGTAACGTCTCGCCGTCACCCAGAAGCTTGACTGTGTGCACACCAGTCACATTTGGTTTTGCCCAACCACATGAAATTGTCAGCTTTATTTCATAGCTGACTAATAAACCCAGGTATTTTCCCATTAGTCTTCTGGAGTGTTCCTGGATTTATATGACAAATACTTATTAACCCATGCATGCAGCATCTTGCATTTTGTGCTATTGCGTGCTATTGTAGGCTCATTTCTATTGCTTGAAGGTCTCAAGTCACCAAAATAAATGAGATTATTCATTGAAATTATTACTCATTTCTCACTAGACTGACCAAGCTGCAACATTTACAAATTGATTCTGACAGTCCTGTAAAAAAATTCCATGTACCTCTTTGGTATTGAATATATTTGTATCACACAGATGTGTGGGGTTTGGGCTTTGCTTTGGTGGTTTTTAACTACATGGGCATTGTAAGAAGCCAGCAAATAATGGTCTTTCTTCTAGACAGACCAAAGCTATGAGCATCTACTAAGATAAATTTTTTTTGAAGCTCTGCAGTTCAAATAAAACCTCAAAACCAATACGCAGAGGAAAAGTCAAACTATAGCAGCAGAAGGCCCCAAGCAAAACACTAGAAGGCTTAAAGCACTGTATGTGGTAAGCATTTAACCAAAAGATCCAGATAAGGGACAAATGTGCTCCAAAATGCCAGAAAaataaatgccactgaaaaattcCTAGTTAGGTttaggaaatgcaaaaacaggtcAACAAGTAAGCAGAACTCGACTTGCCTGCAAAGCAGGCTGACAGTGTAGGTCTTACCAAAGATGAAGACATGACAACGTAAGTGGAAGAACACCACAACAAGAAATGCAGCTCCAGAAGTGAGCTCTTTTTCTGACAGCTTTCAGAAAGTATCTGAACAGCAGACTAATGGCTCTGGCTGAACCTTAAGCTTCTAATGGAAATTTTCTCACTATAACAAAACATTCAAATCAAGGatgtttgaggggaaaaaaaaaaaaaaaagggtggtggGGGAGGTTAAGGTCTTTCTCATAGTAGAAAGACAAGCATACAAATGTTAGCATCTTTCCAGAATGATACTGTCTCCGATGAGTTCTTTACATCTCCTTCATTTTCATTACTATTTACATGGGAGTATTTTTCCTAGACTGTATCATCATCTTTCCTGGTCTTCAGCCTCAGTCAGAAGGGGATGAGCAGGCAGGCATTCATTGGAACAAACACCTAACGGCATATCTTGCAATTACAGGCCAGCGCGACAATCACGTTGCATTCAAAGGGAACACTCACAGGATCAGTGCGTTAGATTTTATGAATCCCATTTAATTTTGTCTACAGAAGAGGGATTAACACGGTGGCACTGGGTCCTCCATAGACACCTTGAGCCTCCGGAGAACCGCCAGGTTTAAAACAGCAAAAACTTATCCCGTCAGAGCCCCCTCCGCCAGCACACCGGAAAGCGGAACCGGGCAGCTGGCACGGGGATTTCCCCTCGGGCAGCTCGGAAAGGCCTTTCCCCCCTCCCCGACTCCCGCCCACCTACCGAGACGGAGGGCAGCGCAGGGGCCGCCGCCTCACCCAACCGCCCTCCACCGCCCCGGTGCCACGCCAGCTCCCCCCCCGGCCTACAGGCCGCTTCCGGGGCCCGGGGCGAGGGCGCCTCCCCGCCCTCCTGCCGCTTTCCAGCACCGACCCGGGCACCACCGCCGCCGCGCGCCCCTGAGGGCCACTTCCGCCCGCCGAGTCCCGCTCGCCCCTCCCTCCCGCCCACGCTTCCTCCCATTGGCTCATCCCGCCCGGCGCGTGACTGCTACGCGGCTGCTGGTTGGCCCTCCGGGGCCCGTGGTTAGGGGCGGGAGCGGGCCGCTGTCTCCACGGCGACAGCGCGGGCTGAGGGGCGGAAGGAGACGGAGCGACCGCGACCACGCCCCCGCCGAGCGGCTACTGCCGTCGGCGTCACGTGCGATTGCCGCGCCGGCCGATTGGCCGGCGCCCTGTCGGCGGGGGAGCGGGAGGGGCAACGCGGGGAGGCGCCACGTGACGAGGCACCGCCCGCCCTCCTCCCCGctctttcttcctccccagcgcccgccctccccgcccctccgCGCGTGCCGGCCGGTTGGCTGTTGCTGTGGCGACAGGGGAAGGAGGGGGCGGGGCCCGCGCCCCACCTCAGCCGCGCCGCAGCCCGtgagcgcggccccgccgccggcagCGCCGCCCAGGAGCCGCCGCGGCCGGGCGCATCCGCCGGGCGGGCGGGtgcgagcggagcggagcgggggcggcggcagcgggcaggGCGGGGCGGCCCATGGCGGGGGGGTGAGGAGGGGCCGTCGGCAGGTGCGGGTCGGGCGGTCCGcgctggcggcggcgggaggaTGCGCGAGTACAAGGTGGTGGTGCTGGGCTCGGGCGGGGTGGGGAAGTCGGCGCTCACGGTGCAGTTCGTGACCGGCACCTTCATCGAGAAGTACGACCCCACCATCGAGGACTTCTACCGCAAGGAGATCGAGGTGGACGCCTCCCCCTCCGTCCTGGAGATCCTGGACACGGCGGGCACCGAGCAGTTCGCCTCTATGCGGGACCTCTACATCAAGAACGGGCAGGGCTTCATCCTGGTCTACAGCCTGGTCAACCAGCAGAGCTTCCAGGACATCCGACCCATGCGCGACCAGATCATCCGCGTCAAGAGGTGACTTGCCCGGCGGCCGCCGCTCCTCCGACGGCCGCGCCCGACGCCCACCTGCGGCCCGGCCCGCCTGGGGCCTACGGGCCAGCCCGTTCCCCCCTTCCGTCCCCTCCTCCCCCGCGCCGGGCCGCCCCGCAGTGCCCGGATCTCCGGCCCTGGGGCTGCCCACGCCCTGCCCGCTGCCCGCCTAGGTGCCTGCCCCGCGGCTTCCTTCCCTCGCGCGCCTTccgccttccctccttcctcggTGGCGCCCCGGGGCGGCAGGACACCTCCGTGTGCGCCCCCGCCGGTGCCTCGCCCACAGCCCCGGGCTCCCTCGGGCGGGGGCCGGCCGCCAGCCGCAGGGGTGGCGGAGCGGGGGCAGGGGGCTCCGGTTTCCGCCGCTTgcccttcccccccttcccccccttccctccaGCTTGCGTTTACAACGCGGTAATTTTGGGGTGCTCCCGCGTGAAATATGGCAGGCAGGCGgtgggctgtgccagggctgcaACTGGGGACTGGAAAAGTGGTTCGCCCCAATATTGCATCGGGTCAGTCCTCCAGTGTACTTTCTTAGTGGACCTCCGGTAGGTGGTTTGCAAGGGAAGCACCTGGGTGTCTTCATGCAGCACACACATCTTCAAAGGCAGATAGAGATCCACCTTTTCGGATACCTGCATAGGTATTTCTGTGAACTTCTCTCTCGTCTTAAAAGTGCAGGACGCAAAGCCTCTTTCTTGATAAAGAGATGACAGCTGGGAGCATTAGGCCTTACCTATGTTGGTGTTTCTCTTAAATTTCCCATGGTTGCATTGCCAGCCACTCTATTAGGAGTGAACCCACAGTGGTGAAACACCAGTGCCTACTGCCAGTTTGTTTTTATGACCACCACCTTGTTTAGATATGCGTCAATCAGTTAGATTGTCAGCAGCTGAAATTAATCCAGTCTCACCAAAATAGGGGTAGATGCACCATTTGAAATCATAGCAACCGTTTGAACCGTAGAGTGGATGAGAAAATGCCGCTGGCCAGATCATTACAGAGAGAGATCTGTTATTGCCCGTGGAGAGGGGTTGTAATTATGTCGCAGAACTGGTTGCAGCTTTGGCTTGGACATCTGAAAGGAGAACACTTGTAAGTAACTTAGTTGGACTACAGCGGTTGGATTTGCATCTTAATGTAAAGTGGAGCATAAAAGGTGCCAATGGCTAATCATATGGTTGGGTATGGTCTGTTCACAGAAATTACCATTCCAGACCAAGGCCTGGGGAAGATGTATTTTGAAATTGGGGAGGAGGGTGAGtaggggaaaggggagggaggaGACAAAGGGCTGATATTTTTAGAGGCTTGCAACTTTCTCATAGTGGGTGTTTCTTAATGTGTCCTGACTTTTTCACTAGAGAGCTCTAAAGACCGAAGTAATGAAGTTATTTTGAATTTATTATGGGAAATGCATTTTCCATATCCTTGCAATCCTTATCACTCACCttataaagaacatttttttctttaaatagttaGGGTAGACTTTATGAATTAATAAATGCTTTTGGTTTTCCTGTATTTAATCAGTGATATAAATTCATGTAGTCTCTGAATGCCTAGCTGTGGCTTTTGCAGGTTGCATTGTGCTTTGCAATGGAGCATCTTCATTCAGACCCCAGCTCACAAGCTGTAGATAGGTGAAACAGAATAGAAAGCAACTTGTACTTCCATAGTCAGATTGACTCACTGCTGCTGAGAGTGGGTCTCGATGCTGCTCGTTTTTCTTCTGCCATTTCTTTTACTGCAAGACTTCAACTTTTGGCTTTTGTGAAAGACATACAAGCAATATTTTAATCCTAAATTTTACTGATGCAAAATAATCTAAAAACAGCTGAAATCCTGAAAATTTTAATTAAGTTGTAGTTTAAAGGGATATGCTGTTGACTTGCAGTATTAAAGAGATGTAGTTTCAGAAAGCGTACTAGATCTTTCCTTGTCAACTTAGCTCATATTTGtgggtgttgttgttgttatgttttGGAACTTGACATAAGTTCACAGGCAGTCTAAGAGCTAATGTGCTGTTGACTTAAGCTTGCATCCTTTTTACCAGTTAAACTGGAGGAATGCATATTTACAGATATAATGTGTATCTGTATAAGAAGTTCTAAATTGCAATTTACAGTTACACAAATGCATTCAATCCATGTTGAGAGACAAATAATCATAGTCCTATTTACTTAGGGATTTTGGATGAGAAGTAGCTAAGAACAACAACTACATACTTGTATTGATACAAAACCATTATCTAAAAATCTCTGAACTTTAATTGTACCTGAAAACCAATTGACCAGGTCTGTAGCTGGTAGATATGTCTGCATTGTACGTGTTGTccttgctaattttttttttttaatgaaggaatGCCTGTGTTATTACATAATTAGAGAGTAATTTTAATTACTCTCTCAGGAAGTAGAAAAGCCACGTGAAATTCCTTCTTTAGGTTAAGAGATGGATGCTTGAGTCTTCTACTTCCCTGGTCTAACCACCACATACCAGGCCAAGCTAATCTGAGGGAGTCCTTCACTCCACCTGATGAAGTTGAGTTACTTTGTAGGAATGAATGACATGTTCATGGATGAAAGAGAGGAAACAAGTGGACCTTTACTGCACTCTGAAGCTTAGTGGTTGGGAGAGGTTGAGATCACTCTTGCCAGTATAGTTTCTGTTCTTATTAAATTACTACTTAATATTTGAAAATGCATAAATAGACTTAGGAGTGGGACTGAAATCTGGGTCTCCCAGTCTGCAGAGAAGTCTGTTAATGGTGAAACTATGAAGTCAACCTTCCTTGTG
Proteins encoded in this region:
- the RAP2A gene encoding ras-related protein Rap-2a translates to MREYKVVVLGSGGVGKSALTVQFVTGTFIEKYDPTIEDFYRKEIEVDASPSVLEILDTAGTEQFASMRDLYIKNGQGFILVYSLVNQQSFQDIRPMRDQIIRVKRYEKVPVILVGNKVDLESEREVSSSEGRALAEEWGCPFMETSAKSKTMVDELFAEIVRQMNYAAQPDKDDPCCSACNIQ